Proteins encoded together in one Formosa sp. Hel3_A1_48 window:
- a CDS encoding lytic transglycosylase domain-containing protein, with protein sequence MSRILAVFVFLFPQFFYGQSSVYDQEKIRIDSFAIELKDYKSAIHYDAEWRKEFLHQSGHDTITDASNQSTTQAPTASYLDKDTLKLRLMRLDAKTPFHINYNPALETLIRKYLKERKPPYERLMQLSRYYFPLFEEVFDREGIPLEIKYLAVVESGLRPTVKSKPGATGLWQFMFSTGKYYNLEVSSYVDERCDPARSTIAAAQYLKSLYKVFKDWDLALAAYNSGPGNVTKAIRRSGGYTNYWNIRPFLPKETAGYLPAFYATMYLFEYASEHGFNAKRAQITQAQTDTIRIANTISLRQVSEVIDIDLKTLEFLNPSYKLGIIPFVEGKNYGLRLPLETIGAFVSNEKAIYAYAAQEFEKREKPLPKFFKLDTKIRYKIKAGDYLGKIANKFGVRISQIKLWNGLKSDQLNVGDRLTIFTRNPQSQSEERSEPSTKKGDSTQVYEVLKGDSLWSISKKFYGLSVEKLKKWNGISSDKLKPGMKLIISNQDNL encoded by the coding sequence ATGTCTAGAATATTGGCTGTTTTTGTCTTTTTGTTTCCTCAATTTTTTTACGGACAATCGTCTGTATATGACCAAGAAAAGATACGTATAGACAGCTTTGCTATTGAACTAAAAGATTACAAATCAGCTATTCATTATGATGCCGAATGGCGCAAAGAATTTTTGCATCAGAGCGGCCATGATACGATTACAGACGCCTCAAATCAAAGCACTACACAAGCGCCCACGGCGTCTTATTTAGATAAGGATACCTTAAAGTTGCGTTTAATGCGATTAGATGCAAAAACCCCTTTTCACATCAACTACAACCCCGCTTTAGAAACACTCATTAGGAAGTACCTTAAGGAGCGAAAACCCCCTTACGAGCGGCTGATGCAATTAAGCAGATACTATTTTCCGCTCTTTGAAGAAGTTTTCGACAGAGAAGGTATACCATTGGAAATAAAATACTTAGCGGTTGTAGAGTCTGGACTAAGGCCCACCGTAAAATCTAAGCCGGGCGCAACAGGCCTTTGGCAGTTTATGTTTTCTACGGGCAAATATTATAATTTAGAAGTCAGCAGCTATGTTGATGAGCGTTGTGACCCAGCACGTTCCACAATAGCCGCAGCACAGTATTTGAAGTCATTGTACAAGGTGTTTAAAGACTGGGATCTAGCGCTTGCCGCTTACAATTCCGGACCAGGAAATGTAACAAAAGCAATCCGACGATCTGGCGGGTACACTAATTATTGGAATATCCGTCCTTTTTTACCTAAAGAAACAGCGGGCTATCTACCTGCATTTTACGCTACTATGTATCTTTTTGAATATGCTTCCGAACATGGTTTTAATGCTAAAAGAGCGCAAATAACGCAGGCACAAACGGATACTATTCGTATTGCCAATACGATAAGTTTAAGGCAGGTTTCTGAGGTAATAGATATAGACTTAAAAACCTTAGAATTTTTAAACCCGTCTTACAAACTCGGCATTATTCCATTTGTTGAAGGTAAAAATTACGGATTAAGACTTCCATTAGAAACAATTGGTGCTTTTGTAAGCAATGAGAAGGCTATTTATGCCTATGCCGCGCAAGAATTTGAAAAACGCGAAAAACCATTACCGAAGTTTTTCAAGCTTGACACCAAAATCAGGTATAAAATTAAAGCAGGGGATTATTTAGGTAAAATTGCCAATAAATTTGGTGTTCGAATTAGCCAAATTAAGCTATGGAATGGATTAAAGTCAGATCAATTAAACGTTGGAGATCGACTAACGATTTTCACGAGAAATCCTCAAAGTCAATCAGAAGAACGATCAGAACCGTCAACCAAAAAAGGGGACAGTACACAGGTCTATGAAGTGCTAAAAGGAGACTCTTTGTGGAGTATCTCCAAGAAGTTTTATGGCCTTTCTGTAGAAAAACTAAAAAAATGGAACGGTATTAGCAGTGATAAACTAAAACCAGGAATGAAATTAATAATTTCAAACCAAGACAACCTATAA
- a CDS encoding DUF4837 family protein produces MRLFINIFVVSLILFSCKERAEKRVYKPDSSGNINSLLVVVDDDLWATSVGDAIRSRIGAEVYGLPQIEPQFDLRQVPPPVFSDFVRMNRIVLKVQRSEESTVKFYTDPYATPQKMILVSGPSPQTMVDLIEKNGFRILNEFKKVELKERQRRTKKSLFNTDAIESSLGVSIALSSVYRIAKNEENFFWVRRDTKTGIISLLIYSLPLQDFTSKEAFSQRVIQIRDSVAKQHIPGPIEGNYMTTEMAYTPFSVLTETENTKVLETRSLWKVEGAFMSGPFINYSFLDKKNNRMLVAEGFVYAPSEPKRDYIFELESIIKSIKIQ; encoded by the coding sequence ATGCGACTATTTATAAACATATTTGTTGTATCACTTATCCTTTTTTCATGTAAAGAGCGGGCAGAAAAAAGAGTGTATAAACCGGATTCATCTGGAAACATCAATAGTCTTTTAGTGGTTGTTGATGATGATTTGTGGGCCACAAGCGTCGGCGATGCAATTAGAAGCCGTATCGGTGCCGAAGTATATGGTTTGCCACAAATCGAACCCCAGTTTGATTTACGCCAAGTCCCTCCACCTGTTTTTTCAGACTTTGTCCGCATGAATAGAATTGTTCTTAAGGTACAACGATCAGAAGAAAGCACAGTGAAGTTTTACACCGACCCCTACGCAACTCCACAAAAAATGATCTTGGTCAGTGGTCCATCTCCTCAGACTATGGTTGATCTCATTGAAAAAAACGGGTTTAGAATTCTGAATGAATTTAAAAAGGTTGAACTTAAAGAACGACAGCGAAGAACAAAAAAATCACTATTTAACACGGACGCAATAGAGTCATCTTTAGGGGTAAGTATAGCCCTTTCCTCAGTGTATAGAATAGCAAAAAATGAAGAAAACTTCTTTTGGGTCAGAAGAGATACAAAAACGGGAATTATTAGCTTATTAATTTATAGCCTCCCGTTGCAAGACTTTACTTCAAAGGAGGCATTTTCTCAACGCGTTATACAAATAAGAGATTCGGTTGCAAAACAGCATATTCCAGGACCAATAGAAGGTAATTATATGACTACCGAAATGGCGTATACCCCTTTCTCTGTCTTAACAGAAACAGAAAACACAAAGGTATTGGAAACAAGAAGCTTGTGGAAGGTGGAGGGGGCATTTATGTCTGGCCCCTTCATCAATTATTCGTTTTTAGACAAAAAGAACAATAGAATGCTTGTCGCTGAGGGCTTCGTTTACGCACCGTCAGAGCCCAAAAGAGATTATATTTTTGAATTAGAATCCATTATAAAGTCAATTAAGATTCAATAA
- the tatA gene encoding twin-arginine translocase TatA/TatE family subunit produces MDLFILPLAFGPMQIVLVVVVVLLLFGGKKIPELMKGLGGGIKEFKKASQEEDAEKKDEEKK; encoded by the coding sequence ATGGACCTGTTTATACTACCTCTGGCTTTTGGCCCAATGCAAATCGTACTTGTTGTCGTTGTTGTTCTTTTATTGTTTGGAGGAAAAAAAATCCCTGAGCTTATGAAAGGATTAGGCGGCGGAATAAAAGAATTTAAAAAAGCAAGCCAAGAAGAGGACGCCGAGAAAAAAGACGAAGAGAAAAAATAA
- a CDS encoding M23 family metallopeptidase: MKYSKTTKKSRQKKLTKKLLHKYRLVVLNEDTFEERFAMKLTRLNVFIYGSLFALLLIGFTTVFIAFTPIREYIPGYTSPTLQKQAIALEQKTDSLMRITKMNERFMASIKDVLSGQTSSETINKDSIYAEVASEVDPQNLNPSQADSILRNKVENEDKYNLFESAKSLKNFVFFPPVKGTVSSEFNFDEQHYAVDIAVPKNTPVKAAADGRVIFASWTSDSGFVLIIDHGNQLITVYKHNASLTKAQGELVKAREVIAISGSSGELSTGPHLHFELWSDGNPIDPLSFIDFQL, translated from the coding sequence ATGAAATATTCAAAGACAACTAAAAAATCGCGGCAGAAGAAACTTACTAAAAAGTTGTTGCATAAATACAGATTGGTCGTTCTCAATGAAGACACATTCGAGGAGCGCTTTGCCATGAAGCTTACACGCTTGAATGTCTTTATTTACGGATCGTTGTTTGCGCTACTTCTTATCGGTTTCACAACCGTTTTTATTGCTTTTACCCCTATTCGTGAGTATATTCCAGGCTACACTTCCCCAACACTACAAAAACAAGCGATTGCACTGGAGCAAAAAACAGATTCTTTGATGCGCATCACCAAAATGAATGAACGTTTTATGGCTTCAATAAAAGATGTTTTAAGCGGCCAGACATCTTCAGAGACAATTAATAAAGACTCTATTTATGCTGAAGTGGCTTCTGAGGTTGACCCTCAAAACCTAAACCCTTCACAGGCGGATTCAATTCTAAGAAACAAGGTAGAGAATGAAGACAAATACAATCTTTTTGAATCGGCAAAATCACTTAAAAACTTTGTTTTTTTTCCGCCGGTAAAAGGAACAGTAAGTTCAGAATTTAATTTTGATGAACAGCACTATGCCGTCGATATAGCAGTTCCAAAAAACACACCGGTTAAGGCAGCAGCAGACGGTAGGGTAATCTTTGCCTCTTGGACATCAGACTCAGGGTTTGTACTTATAATCGACCATGGCAACCAATTAATTACTGTATATAAACACAATGCTTCGCTAACAAAAGCCCAAGGAGAATTGGTTAAAGCAAGGGAAGTGATCGCAATTTCTGGTTCATCAGGAGAGTTAAGCACAGGACCCCACTTACATTTCGAGTTGTGGAGCGACGGGAACCCAATTGATCCTCTTTCATTTATAGATTTTCAGCTTTAA